One genomic segment of Candidatus Fukatsuia endosymbiont of Tuberolachnus salignus includes these proteins:
- the apt gene encoding adenine phosphoribosyltransferase: MTIIAPTLEQQIEFIKENIKTVPHYPKFGVFFRDITSLLANAKAYAASIDLLVKHYQEANITKVVGTEARGFLFGAPVALSLGVGFIPVRKAGKLPRETLCESYSLEYGTDRLEIHRDSIKSGDKVLVIDDLLATGGTVAATVKLIRQLGGKVDDAAFIIHLPELGGKERLEQQNVNCYSLVSFI, translated from the coding sequence ATGACCATAATCGCACCAACCTTAGAACAGCAAATTGAATTCATTAAAGAAAATATTAAAACTGTCCCCCATTATCCAAAGTTTGGCGTATTTTTCCGCGACATTACCAGTCTGTTGGCTAATGCAAAGGCTTACGCTGCTAGTATTGACCTATTAGTCAAACATTATCAGGAAGCTAACATCACTAAGGTTGTAGGTACTGAGGCTCGTGGTTTTTTATTTGGTGCGCCGGTTGCACTCTCTCTAGGCGTGGGTTTTATTCCGGTCCGTAAAGCGGGTAAGCTGCCACGTGAAACTCTCTGTGAAAGCTATAGCCTGGAATATGGCACTGATAGGCTGGAGATCCACCGTGACAGTATCAAATCTGGAGATAAAGTGCTGGTCATTGACGATCTGTTAGCAACGGGCGGCACTGTCGCAGCCACAGTAAAATTGATTCGTCAACTAGGTGGTAAAGTGGATGATGCGGCTTTTATCATTCATTTACCCGAATTGGGTGGCAAAGAGCGCTTAGAACAACAGAATGTTAATTGCTATAGCTTGGTTTCGTTCATCTGA
- the phoR gene encoding phosphate regulon sensor histidine kinase PhoR, with amino-acid sequence MLERLSLKKLMLELVFFCLPALLTGLFIGYLPWLLLISVLAVLLWNFYNQLKLSHWLWLDRSMTPPTGHWNWAPLFYGLYQMQLRNRRRRRELALLIKSFRSGAESLPDALVITTIEGNIFWCNGLAQQLLGFRWPEDNGQNILNLLRYPEFGDYMRQQVFCLPLTLQLNNGHYVECRVMPYSAGQLLLVARDVTQMIQLESTRRKFFANVSHELRTPLTVLRGYLEMIRDQELENALRDKVLTTMEEQTKRMEILVKQLLTLSRIETAPNTDINERVDMTMMLQILQHEVETLSNGRHQIIFTIDRQLNVFGNEDQLRSAVSNLVYNAIDHTAPGTRIEVSWQRVPQGAQFQVSDNGQGIAVEHLPRLTERFYRVDKARSRNTGGSGLGLAIVKHALHHHDSNLDITSEIGVGSCFAFILPDFLIKPLAKP; translated from the coding sequence GTGTTAGAACGCTTATCATTGAAAAAACTGATGTTAGAGTTGGTTTTTTTTTGTCTACCCGCCCTATTAACCGGGCTGTTTATTGGCTATCTCCCCTGGTTACTGCTGATTTCAGTACTCGCTGTCCTGCTGTGGAATTTCTATAACCAGCTTAAACTTTCTCATTGGTTGTGGTTGGATCGAAGCATGACGCCCCCTACGGGGCATTGGAATTGGGCGCCATTATTCTATGGCCTTTATCAAATGCAACTGCGCAATCGCAGGCGGCGACGTGAGTTAGCTTTGTTGATTAAAAGTTTCCGTAGTGGTGCCGAATCGCTGCCTGATGCGTTAGTGATCACGACCATTGAAGGTAATATTTTTTGGTGTAACGGTTTGGCACAACAGTTATTGGGATTCCGCTGGCCGGAAGACAATGGTCAGAATATTCTTAATTTACTACGTTATCCAGAATTCGGCGATTATATGCGCCAGCAAGTATTCTGCCTGCCGTTGACGTTACAATTGAATAATGGCCATTACGTAGAATGTCGTGTCATGCCATATTCTGCAGGGCAATTGCTGTTGGTCGCTCGTGACGTCACCCAGATGATCCAGCTGGAAAGCACCAGACGTAAATTTTTTGCCAATGTTAGCCATGAACTGCGCACACCATTGACGGTACTGCGAGGTTACCTCGAAATGATACGAGATCAGGAATTAGAGAATGCTTTACGAGATAAGGTATTAACAACCATGGAAGAACAAACCAAACGGATGGAAATTTTGGTCAAGCAATTATTAACTTTGTCACGGATCGAGACAGCACCCAACACTGACATCAATGAGCGGGTGGATATGACAATGATGCTGCAAATATTACAGCATGAAGTTGAAACACTCAGTAATGGACGTCATCAAATCATCTTCACTATTGATAGACAGCTTAACGTTTTTGGTAATGAAGATCAGCTACGTAGCGCAGTTTCCAACCTAGTTTATAACGCAATTGACCATACAGCCCCCGGAACCAGAATTGAGGTTTCCTGGCAACGCGTGCCGCAAGGCGCACAGTTTCAGGTGAGTGATAATGGGCAGGGGATTGCCGTGGAACACCTCCCACGATTGACTGAACGTTTTTATCGGGTAGACAAAGCACGTTCGCGGAACACTGGAGGTAGTGGGCTGGGGTTGGCCATTGTTAAACACGCGTTGCACCATCATGATAGCAACCTGGATATTACAAGTGAAATTGGTGTGGGCAGCTGTTTTGCATTTATTTTACCTGACTTTCTGATTAAACCTCTTGCAAAACCGTAA
- the rsuA gene encoding 16S rRNA pseudouridine(516) synthase RsuA — MRLDKFLSQQLGMSRTRVARQLRAKHVTIDGAPARNGAIKLTPDQKVVFDGDLLQQQARSRYFMLNKPQGYICSTEDPNHTTVLHLLDEPTAHKLHTAGRLDIDTTGLVLITDDGQWSHRITAPKHKCEKTYLVTLAQPNAEDTAQHFAEGVQLHNEKSLTKPAQLIVIEPQLVRLTLSEGRYHQVKRMFAAVGNHVTGLHRERIGEIILDDDLAPGEYRPLTEQEIASIK, encoded by the coding sequence ATGCGATTGGATAAATTTTTATCCCAACAGTTAGGGATGAGCCGTACACGGGTTGCACGGCAGTTACGGGCAAAGCATGTCACGATAGATGGTGCACCTGCTAGAAATGGAGCCATTAAACTGACGCCTGATCAAAAAGTCGTCTTTGATGGTGATCTGCTGCAACAGCAAGCTAGATCGCGTTATTTCATGCTGAACAAACCACAGGGCTATATCTGTTCTACAGAAGACCCCAATCACACAACAGTACTCCATCTTCTTGATGAACCTACTGCTCACAAACTTCATACTGCCGGACGTTTAGATATTGATACAACAGGCCTCGTTTTAATCACCGATGATGGTCAGTGGTCACACCGTATTACTGCGCCAAAACACAAATGTGAAAAAACCTATTTGGTCACCCTGGCACAACCCAATGCAGAAGACACTGCTCAACATTTTGCTGAGGGTGTGCAACTACACAATGAAAAATCATTGACAAAACCTGCACAACTTATCGTTATTGAACCACAATTAGTACGTTTGACCCTCAGTGAAGGGCGTTATCACCAGGTAAAACGCATGTTTGCGGCTGTTGGCAACCATGTCACTGGTTTACACCGTGAACGGATCGGAGAAATTATTCTGGATGACGATCTTGCCCCTGGTGAATATCGCCCGCTGACTGAACAAGAAATTGCCAGTATTAAATAA
- a CDS encoding efflux RND transporter permease subunit, giving the protein MTNFFIDRPIFAWVIAIMIMLVGGFAIMKLPVAQYPTIAPPSIAISTNYLGADAATVQSTVTQIIEQNMNGIDNLLYLSSSSDYSGNVEILLTFKPGTDPDIAQVQVQNKLQLAIPLLPHQVQQQGVSVEKSNDTYLMFPSFVSEDGSMRQEDIADYIATNIRDPISRISGVGDAPLFGAQNAMRIWLDPDKLNRFKLTSVEVINAIRVQNSQVAAGQLGGTPAVPGQQLNSSIIAQTRLTSAKEFGRILLKVNTDGSQVRLEDVATVELGSENYNVIVRYNGKPAASLGIKLATGANALKTAAAVRAELDKLQQFFPQGLKVVHPYDTTPFVKASINEVVRTLVEAIILVFLVMYLFLQNFRATLIPTIAVPVVLLGTFAILYSFGYSINTLTMFGVVLAIGLLVDDAIVVVENVERVMQEEGLSPRAATKKAMGQIQGALVGIALVLSAVFVPMAFFDGSTGAIYRQFSITIVSAMMLSVLVALILTPALCATMLKPLAKGSHGVERGFFGWFNRLFAKSTQHYSDSVSHILRGTGRYLVIYLFIIMGIVVLLLRLPASFLPEEDQGVLLTLAQLPAGATQQRTEKVLEQVTDYYLAQNAVDSVLTINGFGSSGQGQNVGLAFISLKDRDERPGKENTVHAVVNRAAQAFAGIKDGLVFAFNIPAIVELGTATGFDFQLIDQGNLGHQKLTEARNQLLAMAAQHPDVLVAVRPNGLEDTPQFKIKVDQEKAQALGISISDINTTLESALGGSYVNDFIDRGRIKRIFVQADAPFRMLPSDIDKWYVRNSAGKMVPFSAFSSTKWEYGSPRLERYNTRPSMQILGEAAPGKSSGEAMDLMQELAAKLPAGIGYEWSGMSYQEQLSGSQAPVLYAVSLVVVFLCLAALYESWSIPFSVMLAVPVGIIGTLLATALRGLDNDVYFQVGLLTTIGLSAKNAILIVEFAKELMEKEGKGLVESTLEAVRIRLRPILMTSLAFILGVMPLVVSSGAGSGAQNAVGTGVMGGMVSATVLAIFFVPVFFVVIRRHFSKKSDNVDKIEEK; this is encoded by the coding sequence ATGACTAATTTCTTTATAGATCGTCCCATTTTTGCCTGGGTTATCGCCATCATGATTATGTTGGTGGGTGGGTTTGCGATAATGAAATTGCCAGTAGCGCAGTACCCAACTATTGCACCACCTTCTATTGCAATATCGACCAATTATTTGGGTGCCGATGCAGCCACGGTGCAAAGTACAGTGACACAAATTATCGAACAGAATATGAATGGTATCGATAATCTGCTGTATTTATCTTCTAGTAGTGACTATTCAGGCAACGTAGAAATCCTCCTGACATTTAAACCGGGCACCGATCCAGATATCGCACAGGTACAAGTCCAGAACAAATTACAGCTGGCTATCCCGCTGTTACCACATCAAGTACAGCAGCAAGGTGTCAGCGTCGAAAAATCTAACGATACTTACTTAATGTTTCCTAGCTTTGTTTCTGAAGATGGTTCCATGCGGCAAGAAGATATTGCTGACTACATAGCGACTAATATTAGGGATCCTATCAGTCGAATATCGGGTGTGGGTGATGCGCCTCTTTTCGGCGCACAGAACGCAATGCGTATCTGGCTGGATCCGGATAAATTAAACAGGTTTAAACTCACCTCCGTGGAGGTGATTAATGCCATTCGAGTACAAAATAGCCAGGTTGCTGCGGGGCAGCTCGGCGGTACTCCGGCAGTACCGGGTCAACAACTTAACTCTTCAATTATCGCTCAAACCCGTTTGACTTCAGCAAAAGAGTTTGGCCGGATCTTATTGAAAGTGAATACTGATGGTTCACAAGTACGCTTAGAAGATGTCGCTACCGTGGAACTGGGCTCTGAAAACTATAATGTGATTGTACGTTATAACGGCAAACCGGCGGCAAGTCTCGGTATTAAATTAGCGACCGGGGCTAACGCTTTGAAGACCGCCGCGGCAGTAAGAGCAGAATTAGACAAATTGCAGCAATTTTTTCCACAGGGTTTGAAAGTAGTTCATCCGTATGACACCACGCCATTTGTGAAAGCTTCCATTAATGAAGTGGTAAGAACACTGGTTGAGGCCATTATCCTTGTTTTCTTGGTAATGTACCTATTTTTACAAAACTTTCGAGCAACCTTGATCCCAACTATTGCGGTTCCGGTGGTATTGCTGGGCACTTTCGCTATCCTTTATTCATTCGGCTACTCGATAAATACGCTCACGATGTTTGGTGTTGTGCTGGCTATTGGCTTGTTGGTCGATGATGCCATCGTCGTGGTAGAGAACGTCGAACGCGTTATGCAAGAGGAAGGATTGTCACCAAGAGCCGCAACCAAAAAAGCGATGGGGCAGATCCAAGGCGCTTTGGTGGGAATTGCACTGGTTTTGTCTGCGGTATTTGTCCCTATGGCCTTTTTCGACGGTTCTACCGGTGCAATTTATCGGCAATTTTCGATTACTATCGTTTCTGCCATGATGCTATCGGTCTTAGTGGCGCTTATCCTGACTCCCGCTTTATGTGCAACCATGCTCAAGCCTCTCGCTAAAGGTAGCCACGGCGTAGAACGTGGTTTTTTCGGCTGGTTTAATCGTCTATTTGCCAAAAGCACGCAACATTACAGTGATAGTGTGAGTCATATTCTGCGTGGTACCGGCCGTTATTTAGTGATTTATCTGTTTATTATCATGGGTATTGTCGTGCTGCTGTTGCGTTTGCCAGCCTCTTTTCTACCAGAAGAAGACCAGGGGGTATTATTGACTCTGGCTCAACTCCCCGCGGGAGCGACACAACAACGTACTGAGAAAGTACTTGAACAAGTCACTGATTATTACCTGGCTCAAAATGCCGTTGACTCAGTTCTTACGATTAACGGTTTTGGTTCCAGTGGGCAGGGCCAAAATGTGGGTTTGGCATTTATCAGTTTGAAAGATCGGGATGAACGTCCAGGAAAAGAAAATACAGTTCATGCGGTTGTCAATCGTGCCGCTCAGGCTTTTGCAGGTATTAAAGATGGCTTGGTATTCGCCTTTAACATCCCTGCTATTGTCGAACTAGGTACCGCGACAGGTTTCGATTTTCAGCTGATTGATCAAGGGAATTTGGGGCATCAAAAACTGACGGAAGCACGTAATCAGTTATTAGCTATGGCAGCACAACATCCTGATGTGTTGGTGGCTGTCAGACCGAATGGTTTGGAAGATACACCCCAGTTCAAAATTAAGGTGGATCAGGAGAAAGCTCAGGCGCTTGGCATTAGTATCTCGGATATTAATACCACTCTCGAGTCTGCTTTAGGTGGCAGTTATGTGAACGATTTTATTGACCGTGGTCGAATCAAGAGAATTTTCGTTCAGGCCGATGCGCCATTTCGTATGTTACCAAGCGATATCGATAAGTGGTACGTGCGGAATAGCGCAGGCAAAATGGTGCCGTTCTCTGCCTTTTCAAGTACAAAGTGGGAATACGGATCTCCACGACTGGAACGCTATAATACTCGACCATCGATGCAGATTTTAGGGGAAGCCGCGCCGGGTAAAAGTAGCGGTGAAGCGATGGATCTGATGCAGGAGTTAGCAGCAAAGCTCCCCGCTGGTATAGGTTATGAATGGAGTGGGATGTCCTATCAGGAGCAACTATCGGGTAGTCAAGCCCCCGTGCTGTACGCTGTTTCTCTGGTTGTGGTATTTCTCTGTCTGGCTGCACTGTATGAAAGCTGGTCGATTCCGTTTTCAGTGATGTTAGCAGTACCGGTAGGGATTATTGGTACATTGCTGGCCACTGCTTTACGTGGATTAGACAACGATGTTTACTTTCAGGTTGGTTTACTAACGACTATTGGGTTATCTGCCAAAAATGCTATCTTGATAGTTGAATTTGCCAAAGAATTGATGGAAAAAGAAGGCAAAGGTCTGGTTGAATCGACCCTTGAAGCTGTTCGCATACGCCTCCGGCCGATTCTTATGACTTCTTTGGCTTTTATACTTGGTGTTATGCCGTTGGTTGTCAGCAGTGGTGCCGGTTCTGGTGCACAAAATGCAGTGGGTACTGGCGTGATGGGTGGTATGGTTAGCGCAACGGTATTGGCGATCTTCTTTGTGCCAGTGTTCTTCGTGGTGATCCGCCGTCATTTCAGCAAGAAAAGCGATAATGTCGATAAGATAGAGGAAAAATAA
- a CDS encoding efflux RND transporter periplasmic adaptor subunit — protein MSRTRKTIPPVAVLILVSGLVLIGCNDKETSQSTSVPPVPEVGIVTVQAQDIKMTTELPGRTLPSLVAEVRPQVSGIILKRNYVEGSEVAAGTSLYQIDPAVYHAAYNSAKGDLTKAQAAAEIARLTVNRYKPLLGTNYISKQEYDQASSSLLQANAAVLGAKASLETARINLAYTKVISPITGRSGKSSVTKGALVTNGQATALTTIQQLDPMYVDVTQSSDDFLRLKKELANGVLKQENGKAKVHLLLENGREHPLTGTLKFSDVTVDESTGSITLRAVFPNHDGSLLPGMFVRARLDEGVRADALLVPQQGITRNPRGDATAMVVNKDDKVELRELTTAQAIGDKWLVTAGLQPGDRVIVTGLQKIKPGVAVKAQEVNNSAATAVPNASE, from the coding sequence ATGAGTAGAACAAGAAAAACAATACCTCCGGTTGCAGTTCTGATACTGGTTAGTGGCTTGGTACTTATAGGATGTAATGATAAAGAGACTTCACAAAGTACCTCTGTACCACCGGTACCTGAAGTCGGTATCGTGACTGTACAAGCACAAGACATCAAAATGACTACCGAGCTTCCTGGTCGTACATTACCATCCCTTGTAGCTGAAGTCCGCCCTCAAGTGAGCGGTATCATCCTGAAACGTAACTATGTCGAAGGCAGCGAGGTTGCCGCTGGTACTTCGTTGTATCAGATCGATCCTGCGGTTTATCATGCTGCTTATAACAGTGCCAAAGGTGATTTGACCAAAGCACAGGCCGCTGCTGAAATCGCGCGTTTGACGGTGAATCGCTATAAGCCCCTGTTGGGCACAAATTATATCAGTAAGCAAGAGTACGATCAGGCATCTTCTTCCCTGCTGCAGGCTAATGCGGCGGTGCTCGGTGCCAAGGCGAGTCTGGAAACTGCACGCATCAATTTAGCTTATACCAAAGTGATTTCACCTATTACTGGGCGTAGTGGAAAGTCATCTGTTACAAAGGGAGCATTAGTGACCAATGGGCAGGCCACCGCTTTGACAACCATTCAGCAACTTGATCCCATGTATGTGGACGTCACACAATCGAGTGATGACTTTTTGCGTTTGAAAAAAGAGTTAGCGAACGGCGTGTTGAAACAGGAAAATGGTAAAGCCAAGGTACATCTGTTATTGGAAAATGGTAGGGAACATCCGCTAACGGGTACCCTGAAATTTTCTGATGTTACCGTCGATGAAAGTACCGGCTCCATTACGCTGCGCGCTGTTTTCCCCAATCATGATGGCTCCCTGTTGCCAGGGATGTTTGTCCGAGCACGCTTGGATGAAGGCGTAAGAGCTGATGCCTTGCTAGTACCACAACAGGGTATCACCCGTAATCCACGTGGTGACGCAACCGCAATGGTGGTAAATAAAGATGACAAAGTAGAGTTGCGTGAGCTGACAACAGCACAGGCTATTGGTGATAAGTGGTTGGTTACTGCCGGATTGCAGCCGGGCGACCGTGTCATTGTAACGGGTTTACAGAAAATTAAACCCGGTGTTGCAGTCAAAGCACAAGAAGTTAATAATTCAGCAGCCACAGCGGTTCCTAACGCCAGTGAATAA
- the priC gene encoding primosomal replication protein PriC, with translation MKTEELLQVLTSQIETLSERIDPQGSVPVPQTRFDHGLFSRHGTRLRDYLLEMRSNLIQLKQVVAENRLPQVTFLAEKLVAQVAALQSELATQIQLKKNLLPQTMTQNPYDKLAEHQGYERRLIAMIEDKENQLAQQIHSSEQQRIRKELDVIEGRLACCRQALLHIEKNIEEQENEF, from the coding sequence ATGAAAACAGAAGAACTATTACAAGTGCTGACCAGCCAAATTGAAACCCTATCGGAAAGAATTGATCCACAGGGCAGTGTTCCTGTTCCACAAACGCGTTTCGACCACGGTTTGTTTAGTCGTCATGGTACCCGTTTGCGAGATTACTTGCTAGAAATGCGTAGCAATCTCATTCAACTGAAACAGGTTGTGGCAGAAAATCGTTTACCACAGGTGACGTTCCTAGCGGAAAAACTGGTTGCACAGGTTGCAGCATTACAGAGTGAATTGGCGACGCAAATACAGCTAAAAAAAAATCTGTTACCACAGACAATGACGCAAAATCCTTACGATAAATTGGCTGAACATCAGGGGTATGAGCGTCGTTTAATAGCAATGATAGAGGATAAAGAAAATCAATTAGCTCAACAGATCCACTCTTCAGAACAGCAGCGGATACGGAAAGAACTAGATGTGATAGAAGGTAGGTTGGCATGTTGTCGTCAAGCATTGCTTCACATTGAAAAAAATATTGAGGAACAAGAAAATGAGTTTTGA
- a CDS encoding Bcr/CflA family multidrug efflux MFS transporter, with amino-acid sequence MQKNQVSHIGLIFILGLLSMLMPLAIDMYLPSMPTIANEFGVTEGSVQMTLNTYVLGFAIGQIFYGPMADSIGRKPVILWGTLTFAGSGIACALAQSIEQLITLRLLHGVSAAAASVVISALMRDIFTQKDDFSRMMSFVTLVTTMAPLLAPMIGGLLLLWFSWHAIFWTISAAALIGTLLVAIYIQETLPPSQRQKFHLRTTLHNFASLFRHKRVLSYMLSSGFSVAGMFAFLSAGPFVYIDLNGVSPQHFGFYFALNIVFLFLMTLINSRNVKRFGAMNMLRFGLLIQLIMGIWLLVVCIIGLGFWALVLGIAAYVGCIAMVSSNAMAVVLDDFPHMAGTTASLAGTLRFSIGALVGTLLSIAPVSSVWPMVGSITFCIITAVSLYFYASRSRDNK; translated from the coding sequence ATGCAGAAAAACCAGGTTTCTCATATCGGATTGATTTTTATCCTTGGTCTGCTTTCCATGCTGATGCCGCTGGCGATTGACATGTATCTGCCGAGTATGCCGACCATCGCTAACGAATTCGGTGTAACAGAAGGCAGTGTACAAATGACGCTCAATACTTATGTGTTGGGATTTGCTATCGGGCAGATATTTTACGGGCCAATGGCGGATAGTATCGGACGTAAGCCAGTGATATTGTGGGGAACATTAACATTCGCCGGTTCCGGTATTGCCTGTGCATTAGCACAATCAATTGAGCAATTAATTACTTTGCGTTTACTGCACGGTGTATCAGCGGCAGCGGCGAGTGTGGTGATCAGCGCGCTAATGCGTGATATTTTCACTCAAAAAGATGATTTTTCACGGATGATGTCATTTGTAACCCTAGTCACTACCATGGCACCCTTGCTGGCACCGATGATTGGCGGACTGTTATTGCTATGGTTTAGCTGGCACGCCATTTTTTGGACTATATCGGCAGCAGCGTTAATCGGCACCCTACTGGTAGCCATCTATATCCAGGAGACGCTACCTCCTTCACAGAGACAAAAGTTTCATTTGCGTACTACCCTGCACAACTTTGCCTCTTTATTCCGTCATAAACGGGTACTGAGCTACATGTTGTCGAGTGGTTTTTCAGTTGCTGGTATGTTTGCTTTCCTTAGCGCGGGGCCTTTTGTTTATATTGATTTAAATGGTGTGTCTCCACAACATTTCGGATTTTATTTTGCGCTGAATATCGTTTTTTTATTCCTGATGACCTTGATTAACAGCCGAAATGTGAAGCGCTTTGGGGCAATGAATATGTTACGCTTTGGGCTGTTAATTCAATTAATAATGGGGATCTGGTTACTGGTAGTCTGTATTATTGGCCTTGGTTTTTGGGCATTGGTCTTGGGTATCGCCGCTTACGTGGGATGTATTGCAATGGTTTCATCCAATGCAATGGCAGTCGTCCTCGATGATTTTCCGCATATGGCAGGAACAACGGCTTCTCTGGCGGGAACATTGCGTTTTAGTATTGGAGCACTCGTGGGTACTTTGCTTTCTATCGCGCCAGTGAGTAGCGTTTGGCCGATGGTTGGCTCAATAACATTCTGTATTATCACCGCGGTCTCTCTTTATTTTTACGCAAGTCGATCGAGAGACAATAAATGA
- the rsmS gene encoding pleiotropic regulatory protein RsmS, translating into MLIEQASPESVERASPEIQLAVDLIYLLECNEIAPETALAALTIVRRDCQEKLDRQHSHSIIEQIV; encoded by the coding sequence ATGTTAATAGAACAGGCTTCACCTGAGTCGGTAGAGCGGGCTTCTCCAGAAATACAATTGGCGGTAGATCTGATCTATTTGCTGGAATGTAACGAAATAGCACCGGAAACAGCGTTAGCTGCTCTGACCATTGTGCGGCGAGATTGTCAAGAAAAACTGGATAGACAGCATTCTCATTCTATAATTGAGCAAATAGTCTGA
- the phoB gene encoding phosphate regulon transcriptional regulator PhoB, producing the protein MAKRILVIEDEAPIREMLCFLLQKNGYQPLEAENYDNAVACLTEPFPDLILLDWMLPGGSGIQFIKYIKHAILTRDIPVMMLTARGEEEDRVRGLELGADDYITKPFSPRELVARIQAVMRRIASTAIEKVIEMQGLILDPSSHRVMVNDQVLSMGPTEFKLLHFFMTRPERVYSREQLLNYVWGTNVYVEDRTVDVHIRRLRKVLETDGYDKMIQTVRGTGYRFSTRY; encoded by the coding sequence ATGGCAAAACGCATACTAGTGATAGAAGATGAAGCGCCAATTCGAGAGATGCTGTGTTTTTTGCTGCAGAAAAATGGCTACCAGCCATTAGAAGCCGAAAACTATGATAACGCGGTGGCATGTCTTACCGAACCTTTTCCTGATTTGATACTTCTTGACTGGATGCTACCTGGAGGCTCTGGTATTCAGTTTATTAAATATATAAAACACGCAATTTTAACCCGGGATATTCCAGTAATGATGTTGACTGCTCGTGGTGAAGAGGAAGATCGGGTACGCGGGCTAGAACTCGGTGCCGATGATTACATTACGAAACCTTTTTCACCTAGAGAGCTGGTGGCACGTATTCAAGCAGTTATGCGCCGTATTGCTTCGACGGCAATTGAAAAGGTAATTGAAATGCAAGGCTTGATTCTGGATCCATCCTCACATCGGGTCATGGTGAATGATCAGGTATTATCCATGGGGCCTACTGAATTCAAGTTACTGCATTTCTTTATGACACGTCCTGAACGGGTTTACAGTCGTGAACAATTGTTAAATTATGTTTGGGGCACTAACGTTTATGTTGAGGATCGCACTGTCGATGTACATATCCGCCGGCTACGAAAGGTGCTTGAAACAGATGGCTATGACAAAATGATACAGACGGTACGGGGGACCGGGTACCGTTTTTCAACACGCTATTAA
- the rplY gene encoding 50S ribosomal protein L25, whose amino-acid sequence MIIINADVRNVKGKGASRRLRAENKFPAIIYGDSKQPISITLDHDSTKHAELKPGFYGETLVLAIDGEEIEVQVQAVQRHPFKPKLTHIDFVRVPAKSLTS is encoded by the coding sequence ATGATCATTATTAACGCAGATGTACGCAATGTGAAGGGGAAGGGTGCGAGCCGCCGCCTGCGTGCAGAAAATAAATTTCCGGCAATTATTTATGGTGATTCGAAACAGCCGATTTCTATCACTCTCGACCATGACAGCACTAAACATGCCGAATTGAAACCCGGTTTTTATGGTGAAACGCTGGTTCTAGCGATCGACGGAGAAGAAATCGAAGTTCAGGTACAGGCAGTTCAGCGTCATCCGTTCAAGCCTAAGCTCACGCATATTGATTTCGTTCGTGTTCCTGCTAAGTCATTAACTTCTTAG
- a CDS encoding YhbP family protein, whose amino-acid sequence MQNSANLAIICDFLDQQHVLTLCASQAADMWCANCFYLFDQQDMRLYLMTEPTTRHAELMQLNPRVVGTIANQPDDPRLIKGIQYRGDIAVLTSEDKHIRKRYCQRFPVAKTAVTPLWQLRLLEIKMTNNELGFAKKLFWAR is encoded by the coding sequence ATGCAAAATTCAGCAAATTTAGCAATAATTTGCGATTTTTTAGACCAACAGCACGTATTGACCCTGTGTGCTAGTCAGGCTGCCGATATGTGGTGTGCCAACTGTTTTTACCTCTTTGATCAACAGGACATGAGGTTATATCTGATGACAGAACCGACCACTCGCCACGCCGAATTAATGCAACTCAATCCACGGGTGGTTGGTACCATTGCCAACCAACCCGATGACCCGAGATTGATTAAAGGTATCCAATATCGTGGTGATATTGCCGTGTTAACCAGTGAAGATAAACACATCCGCAAACGTTATTGTCAACGTTTCCCAGTAGCAAAAACGGCTGTAACACCCCTCTGGCAACTTCGTCTGTTAGAAATAAAAATGACAAATAATGAGCTGGGCTTTGCTAAAAAATTGTTCTGGGCTCGCTAA